In Acidobacteriota bacterium, the DNA window TCTTGCGCGGCTCGGCGCTATTCGTTGAAATTTCCCGGTCGTGATGTCGGAGCAGGATTTCGCTTGGCCGATACTCTGGCCCGTACCCGATGAGCCGCTCAAGTAATTCAGCAACCGCTGCGCACGCCACTGCCGTGGTGAACGTCACAACCGCTGGTTCCACCGCTCCGAGAGCTGGCGCATACCCTTCGTCGGCCCGGCGCACTCGTTCCGCGGGGGTCAGAAGTTCGGCGGCCGCTCGACTCAGGTCGACTCGCCCACGACATACGAGGCATGCCTGACCCGGAGTTAACACTGTCACGCGGCCGTCAATTCCCGAGAGTGTCCCGTCGGTAGTGCTGGTCAGCAACACGCCGCAGTCGATAACAGGCATGAGCAAGTAAGTCGCCGCGCGCGATAGCACGAGCCGCCCAGCATTGTCGTCAGTGCAGCCGAACACAACATCGAGACCGGTTAATGTCTGAGCAGCGTCGCGCGTCGTCAACATGGCATTCACTGCCTCCACTTGCGCGCCTTCCGCCACAGCCCTGAGATGCGCCGACAGGACATCGACTTTTGGTCGGCCAACCTGTCGAGGGAACGAACCGTAAACTCTCGTTACGTTGCTTTCTGACAAGTGGTCAGGATCAATCAGCGTGAATCGCGTGACGCCAAGCCTTACAAGCTGCTCTGCAACCGCTGAACCTGTGCCCCCGCATCCGACTATCCCGATGCGCAAGTCTGATAGCGTCTCTTGCACGGCCTTGCCAAAGGCCCGAACATTACGGTCGAACGATGGCGATAGGCCGGTCTGCTCAGCATCGAAGGTTCGATATAGGCGCAGGCGATCGCCGACAATCCACAGTCGATCGATTGACGGCGTGCGGCCATCGTGACCATGCAGTTGGCCCGTAAAACACAAGCCTCGCTCCCGCGGAGACAGGATCAGTGCCCCGTAGTAGTCACTGTTGGTCCGTAGCCGAAACAAATCTGCGAGCTGCGTGTCTACGATGCGATCGTGCGGACTAGGTCTCGGCCATGAATCGACGCCTGGATGCGTGTGCACCCATATCGCTATAGCGCCATCTTCCTCCGCTCGTCCGAGCGCGTGTACATACCCTTCGGAGGCGACCGTTAGACCATCGGTTTCGCGCCGCAAATAGGCCGAATCGTGAACGCTGTGAAACTCGCGACCGAGTAATCTCAGATCACCGTTTGGTGAATCAAGAATCCTAGCGGTTAACACTCCGCCTGATTCCAAAGGTTGGCAGGCCGCTTTCTCCAGCTCACCCGCCATAGACGAGGGAAGAACAAGAGTGACCGCCATCAGCTGTGATTGCCCGTGTATCGCCGGAGTTCTTGTCGAATCAACGCCACAAAGCTCTCCAACGAATCGACCCCTGACTTCCACTGGCCTCCGTTGAAATGCCTTGACCACCGCTGCCACGACCGGCCGAGATGTTGCTCAACGCAATTGGTAGCTGGAATCGGTTGCCCATTCGTCAAATTCACGGCCGGCCCAAACCACCACATGTCCGGCGGAACGTCCGGATAGCCAGGACTTAGTCGGAGCAACAGATCGGACTCGCGACGGTCGTAGCCAGGTGGCAAAGGAAAGCCTGGTAAGACAACGCAGATCATGTTTGCCTCGGGGACCACTTCGTATGTCTGACCGCGTCCCTCGAGGTATGCGCGGTCTTCAGCCGGCAGACTCATCGAACCTCACCTCTGATGGCGACCAGGGTTGATTTGCGACGGCGCCGTGAAAAGCCGCAGGCCGTTGCGAATATCAACGACCTCGTTGTTTTCGATTTTCTTGTCCTGGCCCCCGGGGACGACCTGGAACAGGTCGCGATCGGGGCCGACGGGCGTTGTGGGCAAACTTCGCAGCTCACTGCCGGTCATTTGCTCTTTGGTGACGGTGTAATGAACACGATCAATCTGGATCTGAAACTGCTGAGGACCATGGGGTTTCTCGTCTTGGGGCATCGCTTCCTCCTGTTGTGATACTACGATACCATGACACCATGATACTTGACAACCGTGGTGTCATCCCCCAAAATGGGGCCATGAAACCTGCCAAGTCGATGACGATCCGTCTTTCAGCGGACCAAGCGGAGGCGCTAGAAACGATCGCGACGGTCGATGATCAGTCCATTGCGGAGGTGATTCGCGCTGCCATCGCCGATCATGTGGAAAAGCGTCGGCACGAACGGACGTTTCAGGACGGTCTAAAGCAGCGAATCGACAGGGCGAAGCGCATGCTCAGTCGCTAGGTGCTGAAGCCACGCCAGTATCTTT includes these proteins:
- a CDS encoding ThiF family adenylyltransferase; the protein is MAVTLVLPSSMAGELEKAACQPLESGGVLTARILDSPNGDLRLLGREFHSVHDSAYLRRETDGLTVASEGYVHALGRAEEDGAIAIWVHTHPGVDSWPRPSPHDRIVDTQLADLFRLRTNSDYYGALILSPRERGLCFTGQLHGHDGRTPSIDRLWIVGDRLRLYRTFDAEQTGLSPSFDRNVRAFGKAVQETLSDLRIGIVGCGGTGSAVAEQLVRLGVTRFTLIDPDHLSESNVTRVYGSFPRQVGRPKVDVLSAHLRAVAEGAQVEAVNAMLTTRDAAQTLTGLDVVFGCTDDNAGRLVLSRAATYLLMPVIDCGVLLTSTTDGTLSGIDGRVTVLTPGQACLVCRGRVDLSRAAAELLTPAERVRRADEGYAPALGAVEPAVVTFTTAVACAAVAELLERLIGYGPEYRPSEILLRHHDREISTNSAEPRKNHYCDPITRKIGLGRTEPFLEQAWAV
- a CDS encoding multiubiquitin domain-containing protein, giving the protein MPQDEKPHGPQQFQIQIDRVHYTVTKEQMTGSELRSLPTTPVGPDRDLFQVVPGGQDKKIENNEVVDIRNGLRLFTAPSQINPGRHQR
- a CDS encoding ribbon-helix-helix protein, CopG family, with amino-acid sequence MILDNRGVIPQNGAMKPAKSMTIRLSADQAEALETIATVDDQSIAEVIRAAIADHVEKRRHERTFQDGLKQRIDRAKRMLSR